In one window of Clostridiales bacterium DNA:
- a CDS encoding cysteine desulfurase: MIYLDNAATTKMYEQLVDVYKEYGCDKFFNPSSLYKKSLEIALDIRKAKAELLKFFGSGADEIIFTGSATESNNLAIRGAIKKNSKLVISAGEHPSVYNTAMALKNSGVECEIIPLQKNGLIDEQKLYDYVSNNKDVGLVSVIHVSNETGAINNIKELARNIKKINPSVLFHSDGVQAFAKIDVKDLGVDLYSFSAHKIKGPKGIGALYIKKGVRLNPIITGGGQENNLRGGTENVASIIAFSKVAKLFSQDYDYNKMLTYKTIFLDILKAKVNDIIVTIGDNYNTVPHIISLIVPGIKGETLLHILESKDILIGLGSACSSNAKTNRVLNSLGYSSKMTQSSIRISFSPDNTLEQIKTAAQILASVILEFRK, translated from the coding sequence ATGATATATCTAGACAACGCAGCCACCACAAAAATGTACGAGCAATTAGTTGATGTTTATAAAGAATACGGATGCGATAAGTTTTTTAATCCTTCTTCTTTATATAAAAAATCCTTAGAAATAGCGTTAGATATCCGCAAAGCCAAAGCCGAATTATTAAAATTTTTTGGCAGCGGCGCGGACGAAATTATATTTACGGGCAGCGCAACGGAATCCAATAATTTGGCGATAAGAGGCGCTATCAAAAAAAATTCCAAATTGGTCATTTCCGCGGGCGAGCATCCTTCCGTATATAATACGGCAATGGCGTTAAAAAACAGCGGCGTTGAATGCGAAATTATTCCTCTACAAAAAAATGGCCTTATTGACGAGCAAAAATTATATGATTATGTATCCAATAATAAAGATGTTGGCTTGGTTTCTGTTATTCATGTAAGCAATGAAACGGGCGCTATCAATAATATAAAAGAACTTGCCCGTAATATAAAAAAAATAAATCCTTCTGTTTTGTTTCACAGCGACGGCGTGCAGGCTTTTGCCAAAATTGATGTTAAAGATTTGGGAGTGGATTTGTATAGTTTTTCGGCGCACAAAATAAAAGGCCCTAAGGGGATAGGCGCGTTATATATTAAAAAAGGCGTTCGCCTAAACCCTATAATCACGGGCGGAGGGCAAGAAAACAATTTGCGGGGCGGCACTGAAAATGTAGCTAGTATAATCGCTTTTTCTAAAGTCGCCAAGTTATTTAGCCAAGATTATGACTATAATAAAATGTTAACATATAAGACGATATTTTTGGATATTTTAAAGGCAAAAGTCAATGATATTATCGTTACAATAGGAGATAATTATAATACTGTGCCGCACATAATATCTTTAATTGTACCCGGCATAAAGGGCGAAACTTTGCTTCACATATTGGAAAGCAAGGATATTTTAATAGGGCTTGGTTCGGCGTGTTCGTCCAACGCCAAGACAAACCGCGTATTAAATTCTTTAGGATACTCATCAAAAATGACCCAAAGTTCAATAAGAATAAGTTTTTCGCCCGACAACACCTTGGAACAAATAAAAACAGCCGCGCAAATTTTGGCGTCTGTAATATTGGAGTTTAGAAAATAA
- the thiI gene encoding tRNA 4-thiouridine(8) synthase ThiI, whose amino-acid sequence MKKAIIIRYGEIHLKGDNRSYFERLLADNIKYALKNYKFELNIIRGRYIITDFDEEDEIIIKLSKVFGIHSYSLGYMVSTNLQTIKETALNTIKDCRTFKVSANRADKTFPKNSQKISAEVGAFILKNKPELKVDLHNPDITVYLDLREDGNTYIYSSSILGPGGLPVECSGKGMLMLSGGIDSPVAGFMMAKRGLKLSGAHFFSFPYTSEFAKDKVIQLSKILSDYNNGFDLYIVPFTKIQEKINSLNTSYTVILMRRYMMRIANILAQKFDCRAIITGESLGQVASQTLESLTVTNQISSLPVFRPLIGMDKAEIIEISQKIGAYDISILPYDDCCTIFIPKHPVTKPSLKSIEKLEKILELDGLVEEAVNDAELIKI is encoded by the coding sequence ATGAAAAAGGCAATTATTATTAGATACGGCGAAATTCACCTAAAAGGCGACAACAGAAGCTATTTTGAAAGGCTTTTAGCGGATAATATAAAATACGCGCTAAAAAATTATAAATTTGAACTCAACATTATAAGAGGGCGTTATATTATAACAGATTTTGACGAGGAAGATGAGATAATTATTAAACTGTCCAAAGTGTTTGGCATACATTCTTATAGTTTGGGTTATATGGTTTCAACGAATTTGCAGACCATTAAAGAAACGGCGCTTAATACGATTAAAGATTGCCGCACCTTTAAGGTCAGCGCCAATAGAGCGGACAAAACATTTCCCAAAAATTCTCAGAAAATTAGCGCCGAAGTAGGCGCGTTTATACTAAAAAACAAACCCGAATTAAAAGTTGATTTGCATAATCCCGATATTACGGTCTATTTGGATCTGAGGGAGGATGGCAATACTTATATATATTCATCCAGCATATTAGGTCCTGGCGGCTTGCCGGTCGAATGCAGCGGCAAAGGCATGCTTATGCTATCGGGCGGCATAGACAGCCCCGTGGCGGGATTTATGATGGCGAAAAGAGGCCTGAAACTTAGCGGCGCGCATTTTTTTAGTTTTCCTTACACAAGCGAATTTGCTAAAGACAAAGTAATTCAATTATCCAAGATTTTGTCTGATTATAATAACGGCTTTGATTTATACATTGTGCCGTTTACCAAAATTCAGGAAAAAATCAATAGCCTTAATACTTCTTATACCGTCATATTAATGCGAAGATATATGATGCGCATTGCCAATATTCTGGCGCAAAAATTTGATTGCAGAGCGATTATTACGGGAGAGAGTTTGGGGCAAGTGGCCAGCCAAACATTAGAAAGTTTGACTGTTACCAATCAAATTTCATCTCTTCCCGTTTTTAGACCGTTAATAGGCATGGATAAAGCAGAAATAATAGAAATAAGCCAAAAGATAGGAGCCTATGATATCTCAATTTTGCCTTATGACGATTGCTGCACTATTTTTATACCCAAGCATCCTGTGACAAAGCCAAGCCTAAAATCCATAGAAAAATTGGAAAAAATATTAGAACTTGACGGCTTGGTAGAAGAAGCGGTCAATGATGCGGAATTGATAAAAATCTAA
- the miaB gene encoding tRNA (N6-isopentenyl adenosine(37)-C2)-methylthiotransferase MiaB: MFYHIITYGCQMNVHESEKLAGILENLGYTHTSEKENADIIIFNTCCIRDTAERRALNNIAALKKLKNKNPDMIIGVCGCMPQQDSAKQYIEAKMPHVDIVFGTHNIHNLARLLENCLKEKKRIVEIWGESYELQPANTPITRTSGVNAWVNITYGCNNFCTYCVVPYVRGRERSRPMPEIIGEVKKLINEGKYSEITLLGQNVNSYGNDLYDGSSFAKLLSEVTQLDGDFRLKFLTSHPKDFKDEVIDIIAQYDKISKSIHLPVQSGSNAILKAMNRKYTREYYLDRIDYLRKKIPNVGISSDVIVGFPGETEQDFEDTLDLVKQVRYNNLYMFMYSPRKNTPAANMPNQIAQSVKKERIKKLIELQREIMREIAKDCVGKRYKALIEEYKDGVLSAITDCGKLVFIENDNQSLVGKFCQVLITRAKSGRLVGELV; this comes from the coding sequence ATGTTTTACCATATAATCACTTACGGTTGCCAGATGAATGTGCACGAATCAGAAAAACTGGCGGGTATCTTGGAAAATTTAGGCTATACTCATACTTCGGAAAAAGAAAACGCCGATATTATTATTTTTAACACTTGCTGCATTAGGGATACCGCTGAAAGAAGGGCATTGAACAATATCGCCGCGTTAAAAAAGCTAAAAAATAAAAATCCCGATATGATCATTGGCGTATGCGGCTGCATGCCTCAACAAGATTCGGCAAAGCAATATATAGAGGCCAAAATGCCGCATGTGGATATTGTTTTCGGAACGCATAATATTCACAACTTAGCGCGATTGTTAGAAAATTGCCTAAAAGAAAAAAAACGGATAGTTGAGATTTGGGGAGAAAGTTATGAACTACAACCTGCCAATACTCCCATAACAAGAACGAGCGGCGTTAACGCGTGGGTGAATATTACCTACGGATGCAATAATTTTTGCACTTATTGCGTTGTGCCATACGTTAGGGGTAGAGAAAGAAGCCGTCCTATGCCCGAAATAATTGGCGAAGTAAAAAAGCTTATTAACGAGGGCAAATATTCGGAAATTACGCTGCTTGGACAAAATGTCAACTCTTACGGAAACGACTTATATGACGGCAGTTCTTTTGCAAAACTGTTAAGCGAAGTCACCCAATTAGACGGAGACTTTAGACTTAAATTTTTGACCTCTCATCCAAAAGACTTTAAAGACGAGGTTATTGATATCATAGCCCAATACGACAAAATATCAAAATCTATTCATTTGCCCGTTCAAAGCGGTAGCAACGCGATATTAAAAGCAATGAATAGAAAATATACGCGCGAGTATTATTTGGACAGGATTGATTATTTAAGAAAAAAAATACCAAATGTAGGAATATCAAGCGATGTTATCGTAGGGTTTCCGGGCGAAACCGAGCAAGATTTTGAAGATACTTTGGATTTGGTCAAACAAGTAAGATATAATAACCTTTATATGTTTATGTATTCGCCGCGAAAAAACACGCCCGCGGCAAATATGCCCAATCAAATCGCGCAATCGGTAAAAAAAGAAAGGATAAAAAAACTCATAGAACTTCAAAGGGAAATAATGCGCGAGATTGCCAAAGATTGCGTAGGCAAAAGATACAAAGCCTTAATTGAAGAATATAAAGACGGCGTTTTGTCGGCGATAACAGATTGCGGCAAATTAGTTTTTATTGAAAACGATAACCAAAGCCTAGTGGGTAAATTTTGCCAAGTGTTAATAACTCGCGCAAAAAGCGGACGGTTAGTAGGGGAGCTGGTCTAA
- the mutS gene encoding DNA mismatch repair protein MutS: MSLSPMMKQYMAIKEQYKDCLLFFRLGDFYELFFDDAVLASRELELTLTGRDCGLKERAPMCGVPFHSVESYIAKLIEKGYKVAICEQTTLPEESKGIVEREVVRVITPGTVIDANMLDEGRNNYIACVYLNNTPTEYELGLSWADISTGEFNYLEIKQDPLNQLNEALIRINPSEIICNEEMLAQSYSLNAVKFNQISKFTAYYEWAFDYDNALKKLYQNDQTLIDKSKKLAVIASGALIEYLIDTQKRQITYLNGFNDYKENKFLILDNAERRNLELFETIMDRKKRGSLLGVIDQTKTSMGARMLRRWLEHPSINSHIINLRLDGVEELVNYPILRETLTKALSKINDIERLSSKIAYGSINPRECIAISNSLKNVENIFKTISQAKSKILYDLYQDYSGVEDIICLIDNALDDNPPAVLKDGGFIKRGYNKDLDELRDVGAHGKQLIAALEAKEKEETGIKNLKISFNKVFGFYIEVTKSQLDQVPYRYQRKQTLVGGERFITPELKELESKILGSEEKAIKLEQKLYSLLIDDLKAYVGKIKKISQDIALIDCLVSFAAVSCQNNYVKPIINDQINYFKIIEGRHPVVEKFIKDGEFVPNDAYLDYKDNRILIITGPNMAGKSTYMRQVALIAILAHMGCFVPAKEAYIPILDRIFTRIGASDELAYGHSTFMVEMTEMSHILKNATPKSLLILDEVGRGTSTFDGLSIAWAVMEYISSQLKAMTLFATHYHELTELEGIFEGVKNYRVLVKEINKTIIFLHKIARGGANKSFGIEVASLAGLPSSVIQKARKILKILEENDINYNERVNALTGRQLSMFDQKNFSRYEQIKNIISDLDINTITPLQALEILSDLKEKVHKL; encoded by the coding sequence ATGTCATTATCGCCCATGATGAAACAATATATGGCCATTAAAGAACAATATAAAGATTGCCTATTGTTTTTTCGTTTAGGCGATTTTTATGAGTTATTTTTTGACGACGCCGTCTTGGCAAGCCGCGAACTTGAATTAACCCTGACAGGAAGAGATTGCGGGCTAAAAGAGCGAGCGCCTATGTGCGGCGTTCCGTTTCATTCTGTTGAATCCTACATCGCCAAGCTGATAGAAAAAGGTTATAAAGTCGCCATTTGCGAGCAGACCACTTTGCCCGAAGAAAGCAAGGGAATCGTAGAGCGTGAAGTTGTTAGGGTAATTACGCCGGGCACCGTAATTGACGCTAATATGCTGGACGAGGGCCGAAACAATTACATCGCTTGCGTGTATCTTAACAATACCCCTACAGAATACGAATTGGGCTTAAGTTGGGCTGATATCAGCACGGGGGAATTTAATTATTTGGAAATAAAACAAGACCCTTTAAATCAGTTAAACGAAGCTTTAATAAGAATAAACCCTTCCGAAATTATATGCAACGAAGAAATGCTTGCCCAAAGTTATAGTCTTAATGCTGTCAAATTTAACCAAATATCCAAATTTACTGCGTATTACGAATGGGCTTTTGATTACGACAACGCTTTAAAAAAACTTTATCAAAACGACCAAACTTTGATAGACAAATCAAAAAAGCTAGCGGTGATAGCCTCGGGCGCTTTAATTGAATATCTTATTGACACCCAAAAAAGACAAATTACATACCTAAACGGGTTCAACGATTATAAGGAAAATAAATTTTTAATTTTAGACAACGCCGAAAGACGCAACCTTGAATTATTTGAAACAATCATGGACCGAAAAAAACGAGGCTCTTTATTGGGCGTTATTGACCAAACCAAGACCAGCATGGGCGCGCGAATGCTAAGGCGCTGGCTTGAACATCCGTCAATAAATAGTCATATCATTAATTTGAGGCTTGACGGCGTTGAGGAATTAGTCAACTATCCTATATTAAGAGAAACCTTAACGAAAGCTCTATCAAAAATAAACGATATAGAACGCCTAAGCAGTAAAATAGCTTATGGAAGCATCAATCCAAGGGAATGTATCGCGATAAGCAATTCGTTAAAAAATGTTGAAAATATCTTTAAGACCATTTCGCAGGCAAAATCTAAAATTTTATACGATTTATATCAAGATTATAGTGGCGTAGAAGATATTATATGCTTGATTGATAATGCCCTTGACGATAATCCGCCCGCGGTCTTAAAAGACGGAGGTTTTATCAAAAGGGGATACAACAAGGACTTAGACGAGTTAAGGGATGTCGGCGCGCACGGTAAACAATTAATCGCCGCGCTAGAAGCCAAAGAAAAAGAAGAAACGGGCATAAAAAATCTTAAAATCAGTTTTAATAAAGTTTTTGGTTTTTATATTGAGGTCACAAAATCCCAACTTGACCAAGTTCCATATCGTTATCAACGCAAACAGACTTTGGTAGGCGGGGAACGGTTTATCACGCCCGAATTAAAAGAACTAGAATCCAAAATTTTGGGAAGCGAAGAAAAGGCAATAAAACTGGAACAAAAATTATACAGCTTGTTAATTGACGACTTAAAAGCGTATGTCGGCAAAATCAAGAAGATATCCCAAGACATCGCTTTGATTGACTGCTTAGTTTCTTTCGCCGCTGTTTCTTGTCAAAACAATTATGTAAAACCTATAATTAATGACCAAATCAATTACTTTAAAATCATAGAAGGCAGGCATCCTGTAGTAGAAAAATTTATCAAAGACGGCGAATTTGTGCCTAATGACGCCTATTTGGACTATAAGGATAATAGAATATTGATAATCACGGGGCCAAATATGGCGGGTAAGAGCACATATATGAGACAGGTTGCCTTAATCGCCATATTGGCGCATATGGGTTGTTTCGTGCCCGCAAAAGAAGCGTATATCCCCATTTTGGACAGAATTTTTACAAGGATAGGCGCAAGCGACGAGCTTGCTTACGGGCATAGCACTTTTATGGTTGAGATGACCGAGATGTCGCATATTTTGAAAAACGCTACGCCTAAAAGTTTGCTGATTTTGGATGAGGTTGGCAGAGGCACATCCACATTTGACGGCCTTAGTATCGCGTGGGCCGTAATGGAATATATTTCATCCCAATTAAAAGCCATGACGCTATTTGCCACCCATTATCACGAATTGACCGAACTGGAAGGCATTTTTGAAGGCGTGAAAAATTATAGGGTGCTGGTCAAAGAAATAAACAAAACGATTATCTTTTTGCATAAAATAGCGCGCGGCGGCGCCAATAAAAGCTTTGGCATTGAAGTGGCTTCTTTGGCGGGCTTGCCAAGCAGCGTAATTCAAAAGGCAAGAAAAATACTTAAAATTTTAGAAGAAAACGATATAAACTATAACGAACGCGTCAACGCTTTGACGGGCAGGCAGCTTTCAATGTTTGACCAAAAGAACTTTTCTAGATACGAACAAATCAAAAATATCATAAGCGATCTTGATATAAACACAATAACCCCCCTTCAAGCCTTGGAAATTTTATCGGATTTAAAAGAAAAGGTTCATAAATTATGA
- the mutL gene encoding DNA mismatch repair endonuclease MutL — MSKINILDSDIYNLIAAGEVVERPSSVVKELVENSIDAGADNITVEIKEGGIKYIKVSDNGVGIAKDDLKKALMSHATSKISSIDDLLAISTLGFRGEALASIAAVSKVKILSRTAGNDLGAQIISYGGEFYEITEQGSPLGTFITVEDLFYNVPARAKFLGKPATEENHITNYISRLILANPNIALKYIVDDKIVYQFAGKGVESAIYTIYGHEALDNCLVIAENKQNLKIKGYLGAPNYTKPNRTYQTVIINGRYVNNETVSLAVYNAYKDSLMKRQYPFYVLYLTIPYDKIDGNVHPNKLDVRFWDKGYVYRTIFSAVQQALNKYRFIKEINLNDDSLVQRCQPIINENQDTDQNIEYENKIDQSFDSLSEPINILKDDGGRMARILAKLADMERERQEIQQKNKEQLSFKQADENISMFSSQQKPIILGVLFNTYVLIEFENNLYIIDQHAAHERLLFDQFLKSVNEKTNDVQDLLIPYVFNVNHLEHNKIMQFIDELNRLGFEITEFGNLTFKISSVPFLLSDINLKDFIAEILSDDFYKNISAQSILKDKIASAACKAAIKSGDNIKEDEIISLINQINQSQIQLLCPHGRPIITKISKKEIEKWFKRIV; from the coding sequence ATGAGCAAAATTAATATCCTGGACAGCGATATTTACAACTTAATAGCGGCAGGCGAGGTGGTTGAAAGACCTTCTTCGGTAGTTAAAGAATTAGTTGAAAACAGCATTGACGCAGGCGCCGATAATATAACAGTTGAAATAAAAGAAGGCGGAATCAAATATATTAAAGTTTCGGATAACGGCGTTGGAATAGCAAAAGACGATTTAAAAAAAGCGCTTATGTCTCACGCTACCAGCAAAATCTCATCCATAGACGACTTATTGGCAATAAGCACTTTAGGTTTTAGGGGAGAGGCTTTGGCCAGTATCGCCGCTGTCAGCAAGGTAAAGATATTGTCAAGAACGGCAGGCAATGATTTGGGTGCCCAAATCATAAGTTATGGCGGGGAGTTTTACGAGATAACAGAGCAGGGTTCGCCTTTGGGTACTTTTATTACCGTTGAGGATTTGTTTTATAATGTTCCGGCTAGGGCGAAATTTTTAGGCAAGCCCGCTACAGAAGAAAATCATATCACTAATTATATATCTAGGTTAATATTGGCCAATCCAAATATCGCGTTAAAATATATCGTGGATGACAAAATTGTTTATCAATTCGCGGGAAAAGGCGTTGAATCGGCCATATACACAATCTATGGCCATGAAGCGTTGGACAATTGTTTGGTTATCGCAGAGAATAAACAAAACTTAAAAATAAAAGGATATTTAGGCGCGCCTAATTACACAAAACCCAATCGGACTTATCAAACAGTTATTATCAATGGTCGCTATGTCAATAACGAAACGGTGTCGCTGGCTGTTTATAACGCCTATAAAGACAGCTTAATGAAAAGACAGTATCCTTTTTATGTCTTATATTTGACTATTCCTTATGACAAGATAGATGGAAATGTGCATCCCAACAAATTAGATGTAAGATTTTGGGATAAAGGATATGTTTATAGAACTATTTTTTCCGCCGTGCAACAAGCTTTGAATAAATATAGATTTATAAAAGAAATTAACTTAAATGACGATAGTTTGGTTCAAAGATGCCAGCCAATTATTAATGAAAACCAAGACACAGACCAAAATATTGAATATGAAAATAAAATTGACCAATCTTTTGATAGCTTGTCAGAGCCGATTAATATATTGAAAGACGATGGCGGCAGAATGGCTAGGATATTGGCAAAACTTGCCGATATGGAAAGGGAGCGCCAAGAAATCCAGCAAAAAAATAAAGAACAATTATCTTTCAAACAAGCCGATGAAAACATAAGCATGTTTTCGTCCCAACAAAAACCTATTATTTTGGGCGTATTATTTAACACTTATGTTTTGATAGAATTTGAAAATAATTTATATATTATTGATCAGCATGCGGCTCATGAGCGGTTGCTGTTTGACCAATTTTTAAAAAGCGTAAATGAAAAAACTAACGATGTCCAAGATTTATTGATACCGTATGTTTTTAATGTCAACCATTTGGAACATAATAAAATAATGCAGTTTATAGACGAATTAAACCGGCTTGGGTTTGAAATAACCGAATTTGGGAACTTAACCTTTAAAATTTCGTCAGTTCCATTTTTGCTGTCTGACATTAATCTAAAAGATTTTATAGCCGAAATTTTAAGCGATGATTTTTATAAAAACATCAGCGCCCAGTCCATATTAAAAGATAAAATTGCGAGCGCCGCATGCAAAGCGGCAATCAAGTCAGGGGATAATATTAAAGAAGACGAAATAATATCTTTAATAAATCAAATTAACCAAAGTCAAATCCAATTATTATGTCCGCACGGACGGCCTATAATAACAAAAATCTCCAAAAAAGAAATTGAAAAATGGTTCAAAAGGATAGTTTGA
- the miaA gene encoding tRNA (adenosine(37)-N6)-dimethylallyltransferase MiaA — protein sequence MVQKDSLIVIGGPTAVGKSALGLELAKKYNGEIVSADSMQIYRGMDIGTAKPTLEERKAVRHHMIDILDVNDEYSAEQYKDDADIAIRDIIKRNKLPIVVGGTGFYIKALLFEHNFGYAPKNQEIRDKYKNILIQYGKEYLHNLLKQKDFESAQRIHPNDTKKVIRALEIYEISGQKKSALAQKKQEKRYDFKMFIIYCDREKLYERINKRMEEMIKNGLIDEVRALIKNGANINSQAMQGIGYKETVAYLYNQITKDQLIELIKKRTRNYAKRQITYFKGIKEAKWIDIYNTPSDIVL from the coding sequence ATGGTTCAAAAGGATAGTTTGATAGTTATCGGCGGGCCTACGGCGGTAGGAAAAAGCGCCTTAGGATTGGAATTGGCCAAAAAATATAACGGAGAAATCGTGTCCGCAGATTCTATGCAAATTTATCGCGGCATGGACATAGGAACGGCTAAGCCAACCCTTGAGGAAAGGAAAGCCGTTAGGCATCATATGATAGATATTTTGGATGTTAACGACGAGTATTCCGCCGAACAATATAAGGATGACGCCGATATAGCAATTAGAGATATTATAAAAAGAAATAAACTGCCCATTGTTGTGGGCGGGACAGGGTTTTATATAAAGGCGCTATTGTTTGAGCATAATTTTGGTTACGCGCCTAAGAATCAAGAAATTAGAGACAAATATAAAAACATCTTAATTCAATACGGCAAAGAATATTTGCATAATTTGCTTAAACAAAAGGATTTTGAATCCGCTCAAAGAATTCATCCTAATGATACCAAAAAGGTTATCAGAGCATTAGAAATTTACGAAATCAGCGGTCAAAAAAAATCCGCGCTCGCCCAAAAAAAACAGGAAAAAAGATATGACTTTAAGATGTTTATTATATACTGCGACAGGGAAAAGTTATATGAACGCATAAATAAAAGAATGGAAGAAATGATAAAAAACGGCCTAATTGACGAAGTCAGAGCATTGATTAAAAATGGCGCGAATATTAACAGTCAAGCGATGCAGGGCATTGGTTACAAAGAAACCGTGGCATATTTATATAACCAAATAACCAAAGACCAATTGATAGAACTTATAAAAAAGCGCACAAGAAACTACGCCAAACGTCAAATAACATATTTTAAGGGCATAAAAGAAGCAAAATGGATAGATATTTATAATACTCCATCAGACATAGTATTATGA
- the lexA gene encoding transcriptional repressor LexA, whose translation MDNRRPLDPKDEKVLEYLKKYITRYGYPPTVREICKALKITSTATAHYALNRLQAYGYIKKVDNHKRAIEILNEYSDFPKKEMVDVPLVGKITAGAPITAIENIEEVFPLPLDMFASGELFMLTVKGDSMINAGILDGDIIVVRKQSIANNGEIVAVLIDGEATVKRFYMDSRFIRLEPENEKYDPIIVEEAEVLGLVVGLIRKYK comes from the coding sequence ATGGATAATAGAAGGCCCTTGGATCCCAAAGATGAAAAGGTATTAGAGTATCTAAAAAAATACATTACTAGATACGGTTATCCTCCTACTGTGCGTGAAATTTGCAAAGCTTTAAAGATCACTTCAACCGCGACGGCTCATTATGCGCTAAATAGATTGCAAGCTTACGGCTACATAAAAAAGGTTGATAATCACAAAAGAGCTATTGAAATATTAAACGAATACTCTGATTTTCCCAAAAAAGAAATGGTTGATGTTCCCTTAGTGGGCAAGATTACGGCGGGCGCGCCTATTACGGCGATAGAAAATATTGAAGAAGTGTTTCCCCTGCCTCTTGACATGTTTGCCAGCGGCGAATTATTTATGCTGACTGTAAAAGGCGACAGTATGATTAACGCGGGAATTTTGGACGGCGATATAATAGTGGTAAGAAAACAATCTATCGCCAATAACGGAGAAATAGTCGCGGTTTTGATTGACGGCGAAGCCACGGTAAAAAGATTTTATATGGATAGCAGATTTATAAGGCTTGAGCCCGAAAACGAAAAATATGACCCTATTATAGTTGAAGAAGCCGAAGTTTTGGGTTTGGTTGTGGGTCTTATTAGAAAATATAAGTAA